GAGATTCGGTTGATTAGTGAGGCGGGGATTGTTTGTAGGACGAGTGAGTcttggttggagatggaggtgaTGGGGCGGTATTTGAGGGTTGAGGTGAGGGATGGGAGTGGTGAGATGTTGGGACTTACGAATCCGATTTGGGTTCTGGGGCCAAAGGAATAAGCATCTCTCTCATTCTCCCCCTTTTTAAGCAGATACTTAGGATAGAGTTGTCTCGGCGGGTAGAAAGTTAGATTTCGATTTTTAGCTACTTAGATAGAATAAAGTGCAGGTTTGATGTTGATTTGTCGGGGTGCTACCACATTGTTGTATTTCCAGTGTTGGTATTCATGTAGATGGGTTCATCAAGCTAGTAAATCCAAAAGGTTGCAAACTTAAAACGACGgaaaaaaacaaagaaaaaaattaTGTGTTTGAGGGTACAAGTCAGCATTCATCTGACAATTACTTGGATGCAGAGTCCCATAGAGCGTTAGCCAGGCATTGATGATGTTCGATTCTAAACACTTGCGATGTGGTGTAGAGAAAGTGATGCAGTGAATTGAGTTTCAGTCAGCTACTGTGGTGAGTTAAGCTCAGCAGTTCCCACCGCCTTCCTGTTTTGCCGGGGTGGCTCCATCTACACACCTCACCAGAATTTGCACTGTGCTCCTACACCCACTGGCCCACTCTGCGCAATTCTCACTTGCAGTCCAATAGATCGTCGACTTGGAATACATCAATGCCGCTCTTATCAATATCGAAGAAACTCTTTCAATATTAAAGAGATTATGTGAGTGCATTGATAGTTTTATATTTATGTTTTTTTCCTAGTAGTTTAGTGAAGTTCTACCTCTAATCCCGGATCATCACACAGTGTTGATTGAGATGTGCGGGATCCGGGTTCTGCCAGGTCCCCAGTTTTATTTTTTTTCCTTCACGCAAGATCTTCTTCACTCGTCTGGCCTGCCCATGCGGAAACCACCATTCGACTCTCGTGAAGTTCCTGACCTTGACAGTGAGCCAGAGTTCTGGCCATTGGCAGGATGAATATCGCGCAGCCCATATCCTCCGAGATCGATTTCGTCGAATTCAGGTTCTTGTCACCCGAGGAGATTCAGGCCATCTCCGTCAAACGCATCGAAAATGACAACACCTTCGACAGCTTGCTTCAGCCTGTGCCTGGCGGTCTCTATGACCCGGCTTTGGGATCATGGGGCGACTCACCGTAAGTTCTACCCCAGTCAGGCGTTTTTAACTCCGGGGGATTTACTGACTTGGCCAATTCAGTTGCACGACATGCCACCTAAATCAACAATCCTGCCCCGGCCACCCGGGACACATCCAATTGCCTGTGCCAGTCTACCATCCGGTCTTTATGGATCAGGCATACCACTTACTCCGAGCCACCTGTGTATATTGCAAAGGCTTCCGATTACGCGCCGTGGACCTGAACAAATATATATGTCagcttcgtcttctccaacatggccTGATACACGAAGCACATATCGTTGGTTCTCTTGGCGAGCTGAATTTGGCATCGGTCTCAGAAGAGTACTTGGATTCGGGTGGAAGTGAGGCGGATGAGGACGGCAAACCGAACGAAGCCATTATGCGCAAGAGAGACAAGTATGTACAAGAGTGTCTCCGCCGTGTCAAGTCAAAACGAAAAAGCGAGATTCGCATGGGGAAGCATGAAGGCATGGCGCAAACTCGCCGTGAGGTCATCAAACAATTCCTCGCCGATGTCATCAAGAAAAGAATTTGTTCTAGCTGCGAGGGTATCTCGCCGGCGTATCGCAGAGATCGATTCGTCAGTATTTTTGAGAAATCTCTGtcggccaaggagaaggcaaAAATGTCTCGGCGAGATTTGCAACAAAAGGATGCATTGACCCGAGTCTACCAGGCAAAGCCGAAACCCACCGAGGATACTGTTGAAATACTCGACGGCGGTTCTGCGGCTGCTGAGCAATCAAGCGATGACGAAACCTCGAGTCCAGCGGCCGTCGACGTCGCGGCATCTCAAAGATACATCAGCCCCATGGAGGTGCGGGCTCGTTTGGCGGAGTTGTTCgacaaagaacaagaagtcaTATCACTCCTATACAATTCAAAGCTACCCGCCCGACACTCGCCCAAGGTTGTGCCTGACATGTTCTTCATAACAACTATTCTCGTGCCGCCAAACCGCTACAGACCGGAGGCACGCATGGGAGAGTCGCAAATCTCAGAAGCCCAACAGAACTCACTCTACAAGTCAATCCTGCGGAGCTGTTCAAAGATCGCCCAAATTTACGCCTCATTAAATGATGGAACCACCGATTTTACACAATTACACTACGCCTGGGGGGAAACGCAAGAAGCAGTCAATTCTTTGATTGACAAGAGCAAGAACCCTGTGCGTGGTGCAGCTGCAAAACGCAACGAAGATGGCATCAAGCAGAAACTCGAGAAGAAAGAGGGATTGTTTCGAAAGAATATGATGGGCAAGCGTGTCAACTTTGCAGCCCGAAGTGTTATCTCACCAGACCCCAATATCGAGACAAACGAGATCGGTCTTCCGCCAGTCTTTGCATCAAAACTCACCTATCCGGAACCAGTCACCAGCCATAACTTTCGAGATATGCAGCAAGCTGTGATCAATGGTGTCAGTAAGTGGCCTGGAGCCGTGGCTATCGAAGATGAAAATGGCCACGTCTTGAACCTTCGGAACAAATCAACCGATGAACGCATGTCACTCGCCAACCAGCTTCTCgccccaacaacaacaaacagcCACTCTGCGAGGGTAAGAAATAAAAAGGTGCATCGCCACATTAccaatggtgatgtggtgCTGATGAACCGTCAGCCCACCTTGCACAAGCCGTCCATGATGGGACACCGAATTCGAGTTCTACCTGGAGAAAAGACCATTCGAATGCATTACGCAAACTGTAACACCTACAATGCAGACTTTGATGGCGACGAAATGAATATGCACTTCCCTCAGAATGAGGTTGCCCGTGCTGAGGCACTTCAGATCGCAGATACCGACCACCAGTACTTGTCTGGAACCCAAGGGAAACCATTGCGAGGTCTGATTCAAGATCATCTGTCCATTTCGGTCATGTTATGTAGTCGCGATACCTTTTTCACCCGTGGCGACTACCAGTCCATGGTATACAATACAATTCGGCCAGAGAGTGGTCATCTTGTCAACGGGGGCAGAATTCAGCTTGTTCCCCCAGCGATCCTGAAACCAGTGCCATTGTGGACCGGCAAACAGATTATCACCACTCTTCTCAAAAACATACAGCCTGTCAACTGCGGTCCCCTTAACCTGAAAGGAACGGCACAGGTCAAGGCGGACCAATGGGCCCCGAAATCCGAGGAGGGTTCCATCTTGTTCCAAGATGGCGAGTTTATCACCGGTATCCTTGATAAATCACAAATCGGCCAGAGCTCCGGTGGTCTGATTCATGCCATTCACGAAATTTACGGCCCAACTAGCGCCGGTCAGGTTCTCAACGCTTTCAGTCGGTTGTTGACTCGCTATCTCAATGTCAGGGCATTCTCCTGCGGTATGGACGACCTAAAGCTTACTTCTGATGGTGAAGCATCTCGGACGCAGGCACTGCAAGCTGTTGATCGCCTTGGCCTGGAAGTTGCTTCGTCGTATGTCTCTCTTGAAAAGAACTCAGACCCCACCAATCCTTTGCTTCTGGAGCGTCTTGAGGAAGTTCTTCGTGACGATTCAAAACAAGAAGGATTGGATCTCTTGATGAACGCTGGATCTAGAGAGATCACAGATGCAATTCAAAGAGCCTGTCTTCCTCAAGGCCTTGAAAAGCCATTTCCCCGAAACCAAATGCAAGTCATGACCACTTCCGGCGCCAAGGGCTCTAGGGTCAACGCATCCCTGATCTCTTGCAACCTAGGACAGCAAGTCTTGGAAGCCAGGCGTGTTCCTCTCATGGTTAGTGGCAAGTCATTACCTTGCTTTAAGGCCTATGAAACGAACATTACAGCCAATGGTTATATCAGAAGCCGTTTCCTCACAGGAATCCGACCACAGGAATACTTTTTCCATCTTATGGCAGGAAGAGAAGGTCTTATTGACACAGCCGTGAAAACGTCGCGCTCTGGTTACCTCCAGCGATGTGTTATTAAAGGGATGGAGGGTCTAAGAGTGGCGTATGACACGACCGTCCGCGACGCTGACGGTTCCATTGTACAGTTTCTCTACGGCGAGGACGGTCTGGATGTCACAAAACAAAAGTACCTCACCGATTTCAGCTTTATCCTTCAAAATTTGTCATCGGAAGTTGCGCAGTTACGATACAACGCTGACATCGTCGCACGGCTTGGGGCAAATCGAGACATCTTCACAAAATACATGAAGAGTACAGTCAAGCACTTCAAAGCCGGCAGCCTCAAAGGGAAGGATCCGCTTTTAGGCACCGCGAATCCAGCAACCAATCTTTTCGTGTCGTCTGAGCGATTCTATGATGCCATGTCGTCCTACTTGAAGGAAAATGTGGATGGTCTTCTTCGCGAGAAAAACAGCACCAACGAGAACCAAAGCAAATCTCAGCAGGTGGCCCTTAGCCGCAAGAACGCCGAGTTGGTCTTTGTGATGAAGTACCTCCAGTCGCTGGTTGAGCCAGG
The sequence above is a segment of the Pochonia chlamydosporia 170 chromosome Unknown PCv3seq00014, whole genome shotgun sequence genome. Coding sequences within it:
- a CDS encoding DNA-directed RNA polymerase I subunit (similar to Coccidioides immitis RS XP_001243937.1); translated protein: MNIAQPISSEIDFVEFRFLSPEEIQAISVKRIENDNTFDSLLQPVPGGLYDPALGSWGDSPCTTCHLNQQSCPGHPGHIQLPVPVYHPVFMDQAYHLLRATCVYCKGFRLRAVDLNKYICQLRLLQHGLIHEAHIVGSLGELNLASVSEEYLDSGGSEADEDGKPNEAIMRKRDKYVQECLRRVKSKRKSEIRMGKHEGMAQTRREVIKQFLADVIKKRICSSCEGISPAYRRDRFVSIFEKSLSAKEKAKMSRRDLQQKDALTRVYQAKPKPTEDTVEILDGGSAAAEQSSDDETSSPAAVDVAASQRYISPMEVRARLAELFDKEQEVISLLYNSKLPARHSPKVVPDMFFITTILVPPNRYRPEARMGESQISEAQQNSLYKSILRSCSKIAQIYASLNDGTTDFTQLHYAWGETQEAVNSLIDKSKNPVRGAAAKRNEDGIKQKLEKKEGLFRKNMMGKRVNFAARSVISPDPNIETNEIGLPPVFASKLTYPEPVTSHNFRDMQQAVINGVSKWPGAVAIEDENGHVLNLRNKSTDERMSLANQLLAPTTTNSHSARPTLHKPSMMGHRIRVLPGEKTIRMHYANCNTYNADFDGDEMNMHFPQNEVARAEALQIADTDHQYLSGTQGKPLRGLIQDHLSISVMLCSRDTFFTRGDYQSMVYNTIRPESGHLVNGGRIQLVPPAILKPVPLWTGKQIITTLLKNIQPVNCGPLNLKGTAQVKADQWAPKSEEGSILFQDGEFITGILDKSQIGQSSGGLIHAIHEIYGPTSAGQVLNAFSRLLTRYLNVRAFSCGMDDLKLTSDGEASRTQALQAVDRLGLEVASSYVSLEKNSDPTNPLLLERLEEVLRDDSKQEGLDLLMNAGSREITDAIQRACLPQGLEKPFPRNQMQVMTTSGAKGSRVNASLISCNLGQQVLEARRVPLMVSGKSLPCFKAYETNITANGYIRSRFLTGIRPQEYFFHLMAGREGLIDTAVKTSRSGYLQRCVIKGMEGLRVAYDTTVRDADGSIVQFLYGEDGLDVTKQKYLTDFSFILQNLSSEVAQLRYNADIVARLGANRDIFTKYMKSTVKHFKAGSLKGKDPLLGTANPATNLFVSSERFYDAMSSYLKENVDGLLREKNSTNENQSKSQQVALSRKNAELVFVMKYLQSLVEPGEAVGVVAGQSVGEPSTQMTLNTFHLAGHAASNVTQGIPRLREILMTAAMIPSTPAMTLHPREGVSASDMERFAKSISAVPLSYILDSVTVQERIGRGQIYGLAKIYLIKFKLHPSREYRETYHVSISEVLNSFAYKLLRQIITLAKAELKKRGELETSGMPDISQKVGVVEMAAPNADAETGGDADEDGGDDGDDDDYTNAKQRSKRTEAVSYGPNDEADDEVQKAMNEDDMDVDETGAEAVGGGASKDKPMQNGADREEEEDTDGDVDMESSSTRAEYVASNFAEVTSFECDEKTGEWCNVTLEFDATVPKLLMLSIVQRALKKAMVREIRGIGTCRVGEGRMLPEGDKEPIILAGGSNIQAVKEFGDYIDPNRIQTNDIYAVLNMYGVEACRSNIVQELDGVFGSHGIKVDGRHLNLIADYMTRNGVFTAFSRNGLKGNVSPFTKMSFETTLAVLKDAVLDGDWDELNSPSSQLVMGQLGKLGTGSFDVLTRLPTHHVESFA